One genomic window of Corynebacterium diphtheriae includes the following:
- a CDS encoding HIT family protein: MGSVPDNGETYVDQGIGVEDRLERLWAPYRMAYIKKDPVDDARGSTNPFVRIPELSDEDGLIVARGEYVYCLLNLFPYNSGHMMVVPYRQEPNLEDLTGEEISELFAFGQAAIKVVKSVSRPDAINVGFNLGRASGGSVGEHLHMHIVPRWSGDANFMTVIDGTKVLPQLLRKTRSLLAQAWNDMDGIPGVAHA, translated from the coding sequence ATGGGGTCAGTGCCAGACAACGGTGAAACATACGTTGATCAAGGCATCGGCGTGGAAGATCGTCTAGAACGCCTATGGGCGCCTTATCGAATGGCGTACATCAAGAAAGATCCCGTTGATGATGCACGTGGCTCTACCAACCCTTTTGTTCGGATCCCTGAGCTGTCAGATGAAGATGGGCTCATCGTTGCGAGAGGGGAGTACGTTTACTGCCTTCTTAATCTCTTTCCTTACAACTCTGGGCATATGATGGTTGTTCCTTATCGCCAAGAGCCCAATTTGGAAGACCTTACTGGCGAAGAAATTTCTGAACTTTTTGCTTTTGGCCAAGCTGCGATCAAAGTTGTGAAATCAGTATCGCGCCCAGATGCTATCAACGTCGGGTTCAATTTGGGTCGTGCATCGGGTGGCTCGGTGGGCGAACATCTCCATATGCACATTGTGCCGCGTTGGTCTGGAGACGCGAATTTTATGACTGTTATTGATGGGACAAAAGTATTGCCACAATTGTTGCGTAAGACACGGTCGTTGCTCGCGCAAGCGTGGAACGACATGGACGGAATCCCAGGAGTAGCTCATGCTTAG
- a CDS encoding phosphatidylinositol mannoside acyltransferase produces the protein MKSTSMNTNKRFQNVNQWKLHASAAAYLAGWKVVRLLPEPVAYRLFSSAAVIASRRGRGMDQLRRNLTRVVGAENVDRALVKRSMQSYARYWCEAFRLSVIARDPDVIHRVDAHAVGVEQVNPHSPMIIVLPHSGNWDLIGMYFVKKVGTFTTVAERVKPESLFRAFVNYRRSLGFEVLPLTGSETSPYSVLLQRVREGRTVCLLGERDLTSHGVEVEFFGETTRMPAGAVKLALDSGAPLHVAHTWFEGDDWGLSLSEPVEITDVKSGVQAIAQIMEKNIKAHPEDWHLLQPLWINDLDRRRYESGLQPKND, from the coding sequence ATGAAGTCAACAAGTATGAATACTAATAAGCGATTCCAAAATGTTAACCAATGGAAGCTTCACGCATCGGCAGCTGCGTATCTAGCTGGGTGGAAAGTAGTTCGCCTATTGCCAGAACCTGTGGCATATCGGTTATTTTCGTCGGCGGCGGTGATTGCTTCACGACGTGGCAGGGGGATGGATCAACTTCGCCGCAATCTCACGCGAGTAGTGGGAGCAGAAAACGTCGATAGAGCGTTGGTTAAACGGTCTATGCAATCGTATGCACGCTATTGGTGCGAAGCATTCCGGTTGTCTGTGATCGCTCGCGATCCTGATGTTATTCATCGAGTTGATGCCCATGCCGTTGGCGTGGAGCAAGTTAATCCCCATAGTCCGATGATTATTGTCTTGCCGCATTCAGGTAATTGGGACCTTATCGGCATGTATTTTGTAAAAAAAGTGGGCACTTTTACAACCGTGGCAGAACGGGTAAAGCCGGAGTCCCTTTTCCGTGCTTTTGTGAATTATCGTCGTTCACTTGGTTTTGAAGTTCTTCCGCTAACGGGAAGCGAGACTTCACCGTATTCTGTGCTTTTGCAACGCGTTCGCGAGGGGCGGACTGTGTGTCTATTGGGTGAACGAGATCTTACATCTCATGGAGTTGAAGTCGAGTTTTTCGGTGAAACTACTCGAATGCCCGCCGGTGCAGTAAAGCTAGCACTTGATAGTGGTGCACCTTTACATGTTGCGCATACATGGTTTGAAGGAGACGATTGGGGCTTGAGCCTATCTGAGCCTGTAGAGATTACTGATGTAAAATCTGGAGTTCAGGCAATTGCTCAGATAATGGAGAAAAATATTAAGGCCCACCCAGAGGATTGGCATCTTTTGCAACCGTTGTGGATAAATGATTTGGATCGACGGCGTTACGAATCAGGACTGCAACCAAAAAACGATTAA
- the thrS gene encoding threonine--tRNA ligase yields the protein MAHLIEAAPNPHQPFVVTAGVAVGAAMRELELPNKGPEAIVCVKDSEGTLRDLSFVPEQDSKFTPVPANTEDGRTVIRHSCTHVLAQAVQAEFPGTKLGIGPAIENGFYYDFDVAEPFTPEDLQKLEKRMKKIVKQGQKFERRIFASVAEAEEALKNEPYKLELIRDKGNVDPASDEATEIGAGDLTGYYNVNPRTGEVDWYDLCRGPHVPTTKYIPAFALTRSSAAYWRGDQSLAGLQRIYGTAWESKEALEEYQLMMAEAEKRDHRRLGAELDLFSFPDEIGSGFPVFHPNGGIVRLEMEEHSRRRHINAGYSFVNTPHITKGDLFKKSGHLDFYADGMFPPMQLDGEVDEEGNVVKQAQDYYAKPMNCPMHNLIFASRGRSYRELPLRLFEFGTVYRYEKSGVIHGLTRARGFTQDDAHIYCTEDQLEQELTSVLDFIISLLRDYGLDDFYLELSTKDPNKFVGSDEIWEKSTSILQRVATKSGLDLVPDPAGAAFYGPKISVQARDAIGRTWQMSTVQLDFNLPERFNLEYTSSDGSKKRPIMIHRALFGSIERFFGVLLEHYAGAFPVWLAPHQVIGIPVADSFSEHLEKVTGMLRDNGVRASVDTSDDRMQKKIRNHTTGKVPFMLLAGARDVEANAVSFRFLDGTQVNGVPVDKAIGVITQWISSRNNEQPSEETVKKLV from the coding sequence ATGGCACATCTCATTGAGGCAGCCCCCAACCCCCACCAGCCTTTCGTCGTGACTGCAGGCGTTGCGGTCGGCGCTGCTATGCGGGAACTGGAGCTACCTAATAAAGGTCCTGAAGCGATCGTTTGTGTAAAGGATAGTGAAGGCACACTGCGTGATCTGTCTTTTGTGCCTGAGCAAGATAGTAAGTTCACTCCAGTTCCTGCTAATACTGAAGATGGACGTACAGTCATCCGCCACTCGTGTACTCACGTGTTGGCTCAAGCCGTGCAAGCAGAATTCCCAGGAACAAAGTTGGGCATTGGTCCAGCGATTGAAAATGGCTTTTACTATGACTTTGATGTTGCAGAGCCTTTCACTCCGGAAGATCTTCAAAAGCTTGAAAAACGAATGAAGAAAATCGTCAAGCAAGGGCAAAAATTTGAGCGTCGAATTTTCGCATCGGTTGCCGAGGCTGAAGAAGCTCTAAAGAACGAGCCTTATAAGCTTGAGCTGATTCGCGATAAAGGAAACGTTGATCCAGCCTCGGATGAGGCTACGGAGATTGGCGCTGGTGATCTCACAGGCTATTACAACGTTAACCCACGTACAGGTGAAGTGGATTGGTACGATCTGTGCCGCGGACCCCATGTTCCGACAACCAAGTACATTCCAGCATTTGCTTTGACACGATCGTCAGCAGCATATTGGCGTGGCGATCAATCTCTAGCAGGTTTGCAGCGCATTTATGGCACCGCGTGGGAGTCTAAAGAAGCGCTTGAAGAATACCAGCTGATGATGGCCGAGGCTGAAAAGCGCGATCATCGTCGTCTAGGTGCAGAGCTTGACTTGTTCAGCTTCCCAGATGAAATCGGATCTGGTTTTCCGGTGTTCCACCCCAATGGAGGAATTGTTCGTCTAGAGATGGAGGAACATTCTCGCCGTCGTCATATCAACGCAGGATATTCCTTTGTTAATACCCCGCACATCACTAAAGGCGATCTGTTCAAGAAATCGGGTCACCTAGATTTCTATGCTGACGGCATGTTCCCTCCTATGCAGCTTGATGGTGAGGTTGACGAAGAAGGAAACGTCGTAAAGCAGGCTCAGGACTACTATGCAAAGCCTATGAACTGCCCGATGCATAACCTCATCTTCGCATCGCGTGGTCGGTCTTACCGTGAGCTTCCTCTGCGCCTCTTTGAGTTCGGTACGGTTTACCGTTATGAAAAATCTGGCGTAATCCACGGACTTACTCGTGCACGTGGTTTTACCCAAGATGATGCTCACATTTACTGTACTGAGGATCAACTTGAGCAAGAGCTCACATCAGTACTCGATTTCATTATTTCGCTCCTTCGTGACTACGGCTTGGATGACTTTTATCTTGAGCTTTCCACCAAGGATCCGAACAAGTTCGTTGGTTCTGATGAAATTTGGGAAAAATCTACGTCGATTCTGCAGCGGGTAGCAACTAAATCTGGTCTAGACCTGGTTCCGGATCCCGCTGGAGCAGCATTCTATGGGCCGAAGATTTCGGTACAGGCTCGAGACGCTATCGGTAGAACTTGGCAAATGTCGACAGTTCAGCTTGACTTCAATCTCCCAGAGCGATTCAACTTGGAATACACATCTTCTGATGGTTCTAAGAAGCGTCCCATCATGATTCACCGTGCGTTGTTTGGCTCAATCGAACGATTCTTTGGTGTCTTGCTGGAGCATTATGCCGGTGCATTCCCAGTGTGGTTGGCTCCTCACCAAGTAATTGGTATCCCAGTGGCAGATTCCTTCTCTGAGCATTTGGAGAAAGTTACAGGGATGCTTCGTGACAATGGCGTTCGCGCGAGCGTGGATACTTCTGACGATCGTATGCAGAAAAAGATTCGAAATCATACGACCGGTAAGGTTCCATTTATGCTCCTTGCAGGTGCGCGCGATGTTGAAGCTAATGCGGTGAGCTTCCGTTTCCTCGATGGCACACAAGTTAATGGGGTTCCTGTTGATAAAGCTATCGGCGTGATCACGCAGTGGATCTCTTCGCGAAATAACGAACAGCCAAGCGAAGAAACTGTGAAAAAACTGGTGTAA
- the pgsA gene encoding phosphatidylinositol phosphate synthase, with protein sequence MLSVHGRKPAAVIVEPVAKALIKIGFTPNSITIVGTAITIAIAVILIPTDHLFAAAVLSGVFAAFDMVDGTMARMRGGGTKFGATLDASCDRITDGALFGAITWWLIFHHAASQMLVVASFVVLVCSQVISYVKARGEASGFTMNGGLVERPERLIVGLGGIGLAGLGVPFAVDVAIYLLAIGSIFTVGQRLYIASQSENALEKTAAPAGAKEHPNF encoded by the coding sequence ATGCTTAGTGTCCATGGCAGGAAACCTGCAGCGGTTATCGTCGAGCCTGTGGCAAAAGCACTGATCAAGATTGGTTTTACTCCTAATTCCATCACCATCGTAGGTACCGCTATCACGATCGCGATCGCAGTCATTTTAATTCCAACTGATCATCTATTTGCTGCTGCCGTGCTGTCTGGCGTATTTGCAGCATTCGATATGGTAGATGGGACCATGGCTCGAATGCGAGGCGGGGGAACGAAGTTTGGAGCTACTCTCGACGCTTCTTGCGATCGGATTACTGATGGTGCATTGTTTGGCGCTATTACTTGGTGGCTGATATTTCATCATGCTGCATCTCAAATGCTAGTTGTTGCATCATTTGTGGTTTTGGTTTGTTCTCAGGTTATTTCCTATGTCAAAGCCCGAGGTGAAGCGTCGGGTTTCACCATGAATGGAGGTTTGGTCGAACGACCCGAGCGCCTGATTGTGGGCTTGGGAGGAATTGGTCTAGCCGGCCTTGGTGTGCCTTTCGCGGTAGACGTTGCAATTTATCTATTGGCTATAGGATCAATTTTTACTGTAGGGCAGCGCCTTTATATCGCTTCTCAATCCGAAAACGCCTTGGAAAAAACAGCTGCACCAGCTGGAGCCAAGGAACACCCTAATTTCTAA